The following proteins are encoded in a genomic region of Enterocloster clostridioformis:
- a CDS encoding PrgI family protein, with protein sequence MDIEISRDLQHYKESFLMGLTVKQFTFSVLSLGAGAGIVLGLYDKIGMTLACYLATPVAVPIALTGFYNHNGLSFWQTVRRMVQMSFFNKPCLYQSTENVDWIKDAYGEEQKIATQQQKKEKKGLSDGQEDFNMVKKKAKRMILLTVGALVVAVAGILAFRFMK encoded by the coding sequence ATGGATATCGAAATCAGCAGGGATTTACAGCACTATAAGGAGAGCTTCCTGATGGGACTGACCGTGAAGCAATTTACATTCAGTGTACTGTCCCTGGGGGCGGGAGCGGGAATTGTACTCGGTCTGTACGATAAAATCGGCATGACATTAGCGTGCTATCTGGCAACGCCAGTTGCGGTGCCGATTGCACTCACGGGATTTTATAATCACAATGGGCTTAGTTTCTGGCAGACGGTGAGGAGAATGGTCCAGATGTCTTTTTTCAATAAGCCCTGTTTATACCAGTCCACGGAAAATGTGGATTGGATAAAGGACGCTTATGGAGAAGAGCAGAAAATTGCTACACAGCAGCAGAAAAAAGAAAAAAAAGGACTGTCTGACGGACAGGAGGATTTTAATATGGTAAAGAAAAAAGCAAAGCGCATGATCCTACTGACAGTGGGGGCTTTAGTTGTGGCCGTGGCAGGGATACTTGCCTTTAGGTTCATGAAATAA
- a CDS encoding DNA-methyltransferase, producing the protein METAVQDKIIQMTLFEYFADVDQFSLKDAKECVYQYAEKEVKEPSIRARIYEGINKGLFKRVAKGVYTVTKKNAENEDITCMLIQGNGRDLSFLEDNSIDAIITDHPYLLKKSLKGGNRDFASYDLFQYTQQDLDEKFRVLKKGHFLVEFLPEENGDNYEYLYQVKAMAKESGFEYYAKVAWRKGTFVANTGRKAKNTEDILFFSKGRARDMRPDAKKDKAEPEMKHYMSGAKGMLPTAFDIQPISKADRVHQSEKPVELLKQILEFVSDKKELVLDQYAGSFALAEAALESERDSISIEISQDYFEEGKKRIENVKKGKVR; encoded by the coding sequence TTGGAAACAGCGGTGCAGGATAAAATCATACAAATGACGCTATTTGAGTATTTCGCAGATGTGGACCAATTTTCTCTGAAAGATGCAAAGGAATGTGTATACCAGTATGCGGAAAAAGAGGTGAAGGAACCCAGCATCCGGGCGCGGATCTATGAAGGGATTAATAAGGGCCTTTTTAAACGGGTTGCCAAAGGCGTCTATACGGTTACGAAGAAAAATGCAGAGAATGAGGATATTACCTGTATGCTCATACAGGGAAATGGACGTGATCTGAGTTTCCTTGAGGATAACAGCATTGACGCAATTATCACTGACCACCCATATCTGCTGAAAAAAAGTTTAAAAGGGGGAAACCGGGACTTTGCCTCCTATGATTTGTTCCAGTACACACAGCAGGATTTGGACGAAAAATTCCGTGTTCTAAAGAAGGGGCACTTCCTCGTGGAGTTTCTGCCGGAGGAAAACGGTGATAATTACGAATATCTTTACCAGGTGAAGGCCATGGCGAAGGAAAGCGGCTTTGAATATTACGCGAAGGTGGCTTGGCGGAAGGGGACATTCGTTGCCAATACGGGGCGGAAGGCAAAAAATACAGAGGATATCCTGTTCTTTTCAAAAGGACGTGCGCGTGATATGCGGCCGGACGCAAAGAAGGACAAGGCAGAACCGGAGATGAAACACTATATGTCCGGAGCGAAAGGGATGCTTCCTACGGCTTTTGACATTCAGCCAATCTCAAAAGCTGATAGGGTTCATCAATCGGAGAAGCCGGTGGAACTGCTAAAACAGATACTGGAATTTGTTTCAGATAAAAAAGAACTGGTATTGGACCAATATGCTGGTTCCTTTGCCCTTGCGGAAGCTGCCCTTGAATCAGAACGGGATTCCATCTCAATTGAGATCAGTCAGGATTATTTTGAAGAGGGGAAAAAGAGGATTGAAAATGTAAAGAAAGGTAAGGTGAGATAA
- a CDS encoding PcfB family protein, with protein MGEIQEATQILRVSFEGIEIFMKIVGGGLHTAKDIGKFVGRLVEMERLSGRTTVKDLLKTGGDLQVFRFDTTDINKVKKLADKYKIRYALLPDINKADCKSEILFHSDATPRVNQIMGDIEGSKIESIQDYLDNGEEKELKETYGIDKKDMSDPNKQSAPKEQSISPWGFKAVGTYLAQTPGAGVGEISNAIDMPWAEVEPVLKHMESLGILEINDDGSMAFKMDKQEFDAYEKQGKWQHAEDMEPIVRGMEQPHKAEAAQKQMSEMNSRQRKVLQHAKEAVRDDPNIHQIFIARSLAVEETEKRILTRIPFKKNEYLWIDKNSISHISEEKRTIFTNLRKDKEYSVVNNEGQVIGKRTGEELYNQSYDPVLKETRDMLHKKKEENRKLQMAGQLKKRGGR; from the coding sequence ATGGGAGAAATACAGGAAGCTACCCAAATCCTGCGGGTATCATTTGAGGGAATTGAGATATTCATGAAAATTGTCGGAGGCGGGCTTCATACGGCTAAGGATATTGGAAAATTCGTTGGCAGGTTGGTGGAGATGGAACGTTTATCCGGAAGGACAACCGTAAAAGACCTTCTTAAAACAGGAGGCGATTTGCAGGTTTTCCGTTTTGATACGACTGATATTAATAAGGTGAAAAAGCTGGCTGATAAATATAAAATCCGCTATGCACTCCTCCCAGATATCAATAAAGCGGATTGCAAAAGTGAAATCCTTTTTCATTCTGATGCTACACCCAGAGTGAATCAAATCATGGGGGACATCGAGGGGAGCAAGATTGAATCAATCCAGGATTATCTGGATAACGGGGAGGAGAAGGAACTGAAAGAGACTTACGGGATAGACAAGAAGGATATGTCGGACCCAAACAAGCAGAGCGCCCCTAAAGAACAGTCCATCTCTCCATGGGGATTTAAGGCAGTTGGGACATATCTGGCACAGACACCAGGGGCGGGTGTTGGGGAAATCAGTAATGCCATAGATATGCCATGGGCGGAAGTAGAGCCTGTACTGAAACATATGGAAAGCCTGGGAATCCTGGAGATCAATGACGATGGCAGCATGGCCTTTAAAATGGACAAACAGGAGTTTGATGCGTATGAGAAACAGGGGAAATGGCAGCATGCGGAGGACATGGAGCCTATTGTGCGGGGGATGGAGCAGCCGCATAAGGCAGAGGCTGCACAGAAGCAGATGTCTGAGATGAATAGCCGCCAGAGGAAGGTACTGCAGCATGCAAAGGAAGCTGTCAGAGACGATCCAAATATCCATCAGATTTTTATTGCCAGGAGCCTTGCGGTGGAAGAGACTGAAAAGAGAATTCTCACACGGATTCCGTTCAAAAAGAATGAGTACCTGTGGATAGATAAAAATTCCATATCCCATATCAGTGAGGAGAAGAGAACAATATTTACTAATCTTCGAAAGGATAAAGAATACAGCGTGGTGAATAATGAGGGGCAGGTAATTGGAAAACGTACCGGGGAAGAGTTATACAACCAGAGCTATGATCCAGTCTTGAAAGAAACCAGAGACATGCTGCACAAGAAAAAAGAAGAAAACCGGAAACTGCAGATGGCAGGCCAACTAAAAAAGCGGGGAGGAAGGTAA